The following proteins come from a genomic window of Candidatus Eisenbacteria bacterium:
- a CDS encoding glycogen-binding domain-containing protein — MISFALSIAPGHAAVESTGDGIRFTHIAPAALSVALAGDFNNWSATANPMGKDGDLWSAVIELEPGQHEYKFVVDGQWMADPENPVTVGEYGNSGITVSSEGALIAMKATSNTPLSPKLWIEGRTIALYLSEKSKGPDARYELHRPKLDMDLGFRVRVNEDMEAYILTNINNESENVDFYQTRLNFDRGSLIVNNPSIYLKAWDGDEIGIWDDPLHLIGDIGIYHHAYGFNAVGVQAKKKIRKFDFELIYSDDSEPGGTDHPGIEINTLGSEEHRVFLDGGLLGFKTDKVFDYRMNDTDNGMDVAALRVKRRLDRMFDGRIRLGVSYRLNRGFNPGSLAFMEVDTSDASRTTGELYEYGATFERAQFMGGDIQFDAAENLIIDLEYLHGSAWIETFSGSKSKAVLQTVAEEDTLAGRISRFTETSAVGGRDFDLDSSNRMWLGLQWDKGFFGAKWRLSMEYQDHDLDALAMSAMETPPHHNIENSVTIWRGEFNSAGFHFPLLGLAADTKIAFEFHNFSYADDAPWESQFWFDTRNLWLENGEHQVSYHRMTLLGGRDAFVWHPDLTFHLEQDHKVDLIYEGTFSAEGFDGKPKYLETILQLRGFIYEDWRLSCETRIAKYDDPVLELKESYHCSYLELAYQPADGITLALSYGVDPYVVDGVTNRYDKIGRDQYLFNQNANGATAESNFLGLRRIIERAEQALEDERRIQLEGILNF; from the coding sequence ATGATCAGTTTTGCACTATCGATCGCACCGGGTCACGCCGCGGTGGAATCCACAGGCGACGGCATTCGATTTACCCATATCGCTCCCGCGGCCCTGTCCGTGGCCCTCGCCGGTGATTTTAACAATTGGTCGGCGACGGCGAATCCCATGGGGAAAGACGGCGATCTTTGGAGCGCCGTCATCGAGCTTGAACCCGGGCAGCATGAGTACAAGTTCGTCGTGGATGGACAGTGGATGGCCGATCCGGAGAATCCCGTCACGGTCGGTGAATATGGAAATTCCGGCATCACGGTCTCATCCGAAGGCGCTCTCATCGCAATGAAGGCGACATCAAATACCCCGTTGAGTCCCAAGCTGTGGATCGAGGGGCGGACCATCGCCCTCTATCTCTCGGAAAAATCCAAAGGGCCCGATGCGCGCTATGAGCTGCACCGCCCGAAACTCGATATGGATCTCGGTTTCAGGGTCAGGGTCAATGAGGATATGGAAGCCTATATCCTTACCAACATTAATAATGAATCGGAGAATGTGGATTTTTATCAAACCAGGCTCAACTTCGATCGCGGATCGCTGATAGTCAATAATCCCAGCATCTACCTCAAGGCCTGGGACGGCGATGAAATCGGGATTTGGGATGATCCCCTCCATCTCATCGGGGATATCGGCATCTATCATCATGCTTACGGGTTCAACGCGGTCGGCGTGCAAGCGAAGAAAAAGATCCGCAAATTTGATTTTGAGCTTATCTATTCCGATGACTCGGAACCGGGCGGAACAGATCATCCCGGTATTGAAATCAATACCCTCGGGTCGGAGGAACACCGCGTTTTTCTCGATGGGGGGTTGCTTGGATTTAAGACCGACAAGGTTTTTGATTACCGGATGAACGATACCGACAATGGAATGGATGTCGCCGCGCTGCGGGTTAAGCGGCGGCTTGACCGGATGTTCGATGGAAGGATCCGTCTGGGCGTCTCGTACCGGCTGAACCGCGGTTTTAATCCCGGCTCCCTGGCCTTCATGGAGGTCGACACGAGCGATGCAAGCCGGACGACCGGGGAGCTTTATGAATATGGCGCCACTTTTGAGCGGGCGCAATTCATGGGCGGAGATATACAATTCGATGCGGCTGAGAATCTGATAATTGATCTGGAGTATCTTCATGGATCGGCTTGGATTGAGACCTTCTCGGGCTCCAAGAGCAAAGCCGTGCTCCAAACAGTCGCTGAAGAGGACACGCTGGCAGGCCGGATTTCACGCTTCACCGAGACGTCAGCGGTCGGAGGCCGGGATTTCGACCTGGACAGCTCAAATAGAATGTGGCTCGGACTGCAGTGGGATAAGGGATTCTTCGGCGCCAAATGGCGGTTGTCGATGGAGTATCAAGATCATGACCTTGATGCTCTAGCCATGTCGGCGATGGAAACGCCGCCGCATCATAACATTGAAAACTCGGTGACGATCTGGCGCGGTGAGTTCAACAGCGCCGGATTTCATTTTCCGCTGCTGGGGCTGGCGGCCGACACGAAAATCGCCTTTGAATTCCACAATTTCTCATATGCTGATGACGCCCCGTGGGAGAGCCAGTTCTGGTTTGATACGAGAAATCTCTGGTTGGAGAACGGCGAACATCAGGTTTCCTACCACCGGATGACGCTGCTCGGCGGCCGGGACGCCTTTGTCTGGCACCCCGATTTAACATTCCATCTCGAGCAGGACCACAAGGTCGATTTGATTTATGAAGGAACCTTCAGCGCGGAAGGCTTTGACGGCAAACCCAAGTATCTCGAAACGATTTTGCAGCTTCGAGGATTTATCTATGAGGATTGGCGGCTTTCCTGCGAGACTCGAATCGCGAAATATGATGATCCGGTTTTGGAATTGAAAGAGTCCTACCATTGCTCCTACCTTGAATTGGCCTATCAGCCCGCAGATGGGATAACGTTGGCCCTCAGTTACGGCGTGGATCCTTATGTCGTCGATGGCGTCACCAACCGCTACGACAAGATCGGGCGGGATCAATATCTCTTCAATCAAAACGCCAACGGCGCGACGGCCGAATCGAATTTCTTGGGACTCCGCCGTATCATCGAGCGGGCTGAGCAGGCGTTGGAAGATGAGCGACGTATTCAGCTCGAGGGCATTCTGAATTTCT
- a CDS encoding alpha amylase N-terminal ig-like domain-containing protein, which yields MAASRISRLNSGNRSLYSEWSGFFWPGKILWGFLLGAAAVALLGFAIGSSQAVDITFHYQPVNAGADVFLAGTFNNWSPTANKMTDDNGDGVFEYTMDLAPGRYEYKFVVNGTWYEDLSAGEFVDDTHGGRNSILNVGEDGIIAPPQVSPAGTITTPAGADAGAGHPVTFTYTPMVPTDNIFLAGTFNNWSPTAMRMTDADGNNVYEYTLNLEPGRYEYKFVVNGTWYEDQKAGEFADDGLGGKNSILNVGEGGVIPSAGGSMGGAMGEGSSAPAPEGVFQVAFSYTPDKTPQKVFIAGSFNDWSATSNPMADPEGDGTYSINLVLPGGTHKYKFVVDGVWLHDPKAVEQVDDGFGGRNSVIHIDESFKKIDLKKGDGKIFTDGITHSFSLSERNMISNQEVLFRARAYTGDVESVSLAWRADGEWTRVPMERLSGDTAFDYYETMLSSDQDLKPFHYAFVYVDGKTELWLGPDGFAKNGSSMAGFAFDPATVERLRIPLWVRDGVFYQIFPERFYNGDKSNDPDFKEWYYEGKTSLPRVGLFDGEYYHLVKDWYDVGGLKKSPYRSDGNPDWYSFYGGDIAGVMEKIPYLQDLGITIIYFNPVFQARSSHKYDTIDYMTVDPHFADEALFKKFVQKAHAAGIRIIIDVVFNHTGDAHWAFQDIVKNGPESKYWNWYEWKKWPLPDPRPADFRAENYYACWWNYGSLPDLNFDLSLPNPDENSVVDIEKATPNWPMINYLLESTRYWFSTLDIDGVRLDVPNEAPLWFWKLFAAEVRKAKPDSYIIAELWGDASGWISPDMVDATMNYRFFKDPVMKWIGKGEGSAAAFDRELAPGRSVYAPQSQQIMMNLIDSHDTVRFLTDAGKDIRRLMLAAVFQMTYVGTPHIYYGDEVAMEGNKDPDCRRPFYWKYAEEGRRVILRDHYQKLIKIRRNLPVLRRGSFSTILAEGQTLAYLRSDPDALILVVLNNADKMIEVSIPLGGIDRIKTGATFENLMGGGTLKMDGSILKVKVDPISGTIFKLMP from the coding sequence ATGGCCGCATCAAGGATATCCCGGCTGAATTCCGGCAACCGGTCTTTATACAGTGAATGGAGTGGTTTCTTTTGGCCAGGAAAAATCCTTTGGGGATTTCTTCTGGGAGCGGCCGCGGTCGCCCTTCTTGGATTCGCTATCGGTTCCTCTCAGGCGGTTGATATAACATTTCATTATCAGCCGGTAAACGCGGGGGCGGATGTCTTTCTCGCCGGAACCTTTAATAATTGGTCTCCGACCGCGAACAAGATGACCGACGATAACGGCGACGGTGTCTTTGAATATACAATGGATCTGGCGCCAGGACGGTATGAATACAAATTCGTCGTGAATGGAACCTGGTATGAAGATTTGAGCGCCGGTGAGTTTGTCGATGACACCCATGGCGGCCGAAACTCGATACTCAATGTGGGTGAAGACGGTATCATCGCTCCGCCGCAGGTTTCGCCGGCCGGTACGATAACAACCCCCGCGGGGGCCGATGCCGGCGCCGGACACCCGGTGACCTTTACTTACACACCGATGGTGCCGACGGACAATATCTTTTTGGCGGGTACTTTCAACAACTGGTCGCCGACGGCGATGCGCATGACCGATGCAGACGGCAATAATGTCTACGAATATACGTTGAATCTCGAGCCCGGCCGGTATGAATACAAATTTGTCGTCAACGGCACCTGGTATGAAGACCAGAAGGCCGGTGAGTTTGCCGATGACGGCCTCGGCGGGAAAAACTCGATTCTCAATGTCGGTGAAGGCGGCGTGATTCCCTCCGCAGGCGGCTCAATGGGCGGCGCCATGGGCGAAGGCTCGAGTGCGCCGGCGCCGGAGGGTGTTTTCCAGGTCGCCTTCTCGTACACGCCGGATAAAACGCCGCAGAAGGTCTTTATTGCCGGATCGTTCAATGATTGGTCCGCCACATCGAACCCGATGGCGGACCCCGAGGGTGATGGCACCTATTCCATTAATCTTGTGTTGCCGGGCGGGACGCACAAATACAAATTCGTCGTCGACGGCGTCTGGCTGCACGACCCCAAGGCCGTCGAACAGGTCGATGACGGATTCGGCGGCAGGAATTCCGTGATTCACATCGACGAAAGCTTCAAGAAAATCGATCTGAAAAAGGGAGACGGCAAGATCTTCACCGACGGTATCACGCACTCCTTCTCTCTTTCCGAGCGAAACATGATATCAAACCAAGAAGTCCTCTTCCGTGCGCGCGCTTATACCGGAGACGTCGAATCGGTTTCACTCGCCTGGAGAGCCGATGGCGAGTGGACCAGAGTGCCGATGGAGCGCCTGTCGGGAGACACCGCATTTGACTATTATGAAACAATGCTTTCTTCGGATCAGGATTTGAAGCCCTTTCATTACGCCTTTGTCTATGTTGACGGCAAAACCGAGCTCTGGCTTGGGCCGGATGGCTTTGCCAAGAACGGCTCCTCAATGGCCGGATTCGCTTTTGATCCGGCGACGGTGGAACGTCTAAGAATACCCTTGTGGGTGCGCGACGGCGTCTTCTATCAGATCTTCCCGGAACGCTTTTACAATGGCGACAAGTCAAACGATCCCGATTTCAAGGAATGGTACTATGAGGGGAAAACAAGCCTTCCCCGCGTCGGCCTCTTTGACGGAGAATATTACCATCTCGTCAAGGACTGGTACGATGTCGGCGGTCTCAAAAAAAGCCCCTACCGCTCCGACGGGAATCCCGATTGGTACTCTTTCTACGGGGGTGATATCGCCGGTGTTATGGAGAAAATTCCTTATCTCCAGGATTTGGGTATCACCATTATCTATTTCAATCCGGTTTTTCAGGCCCGCTCAAGCCACAAATACGACACGATCGATTATATGACGGTCGACCCCCATTTTGCCGATGAGGCTCTCTTTAAGAAATTTGTTCAAAAGGCCCACGCCGCGGGAATCCGCATTATTATCGATGTCGTCTTCAATCATACCGGCGACGCCCATTGGGCTTTTCAGGATATTGTCAAGAACGGGCCCGAATCAAAATATTGGAACTGGTACGAATGGAAGAAGTGGCCCCTGCCCGATCCCCGGCCCGCCGATTTCAGAGCGGAGAATTATTACGCCTGCTGGTGGAATTACGGCAGCCTGCCCGATCTGAATTTCGATCTCAGCCTGCCCAATCCGGATGAAAATTCGGTTGTTGATATAGAGAAGGCGACGCCGAATTGGCCGATGATCAATTACCTGCTCGAGTCGACCCGCTACTGGTTCTCAACACTCGATATTGATGGCGTTCGTCTCGATGTACCCAACGAAGCGCCGTTGTGGTTCTGGAAACTCTTCGCCGCCGAAGTCCGCAAGGCGAAGCCCGACTCCTATATCATCGCCGAATTATGGGGTGACGCCTCCGGTTGGATCAGCCCCGATATGGTCGACGCCACGATGAACTACCGTTTCTTCAAGGATCCGGTGATGAAATGGATCGGCAAGGGCGAGGGTTCCGCCGCCGCATTCGACCGCGAGTTGGCGCCGGGGCGTTCGGTTTATGCCCCCCAATCCCAGCAGATTATGATGAACCTCATCGACAGCCATGACACGGTTCGTTTTCTCACCGACGCGGGCAAGGATATCCGTCGTCTCATGCTGGCCGCTGTCTTCCAGATGACGTATGTCGGCACACCGCACATCTACTATGGCGACGAGGTCGCGATGGAAGGGAACAAAGATCCCGACTGCCGGCGGCCGTTCTATTGGAAATACGCCGAGGAAGGCCGCCGCGTTATCCTTCGCGATCATTACCAGAAGCTCATAAAAATCCGGCGTAACCTTCCCGTGCTGCGCCGGGGATCGTTTAGTACAATCCTGGCCGAAGGTCAAACCCTCGCCTATCTTCGCAGTGATCCCGACGCTCTGATCCTTGTCGTCTTGAACAATGCCGACAAAATGATCGAGGTGTCGATTCCACTCGGCGGAATCGATCGGATAAAAACGGGCGCGACCTTTGAGAATCTCATGGGAGGCGGCACATTAAAGATGGACGGCTCGATACTCAAGGTCAAAGTTGATCCGATTTCAGGTACTATTTTCAAGCTGATGCCCTAA
- a CDS encoding T9SS type A sorting domain-containing protein, whose translation MRFSTPLLSALLLIGVWLPAAHAGTREYAVEVSAVVQDSPPRIDLSWPADPTAPEIFIYRRTEGDSSWSAPIAHLDGSATSFTDSDVICGRGYEYAFRKTLGFFSDTIQVPNGSDLTFAIYDAWHDGMCCYHGLGAYEVAGCGVVYAAGGSFGAEEITAFTLGSPEEPCNELIVNVTLDVYGQETTWRLSEEASGAVLAEGGPYAPPHFGHLFAGIKYPAIENRGTILLLVEESLSAPLADRLQRLEMDLIADGYQVRRRTVNRNDEVPAVKALILAERAGDPSMETLFLLGRIPVPYSGNIMEHSDHCGAWPADTYYGELDGTWTDLSVNNTTASRPENHNIPGDGKFDQTFLPSDMDLQVGRVDLANMSVFAEDEQALIARYLDKNHAFRAGQQTTIRRGLIDDNVGELYGLAPAATGWRYFTGLFGAGAVSEGDFFPTLESESYLWCYGCGAGSYTSCAGVGTSYDFATRPVTSVFTSLYGSYFGDWDSTNNLLRAMLGAQGQPLVCVYSGRPNWHLHHMALGHSIGYSTRLTQNNINQYTSSDCIRQVPTALMGDPTLKLHVLASPSQLQTTILPGEQVELTWTSAGSGLEGYHIYRAPSIRAAFERINETPVDGLTWIDASPSEGMNVYMVRAIKLETSGSGTYYNLSPGTFDSLNVSSSVDETLFGAGTIRNFPNPFVEGTVLHFDQPQASRGLIRVFNVTGGLVRTLFDGELTAGKQSIAWDGTGAKGHRLPSGLYFCTLTAGGQTQSRRMTLLK comes from the coding sequence ATGCGTTTCAGCACTCCTTTGCTGTCCGCCCTTCTACTCATAGGGGTCTGGTTGCCGGCCGCCCATGCCGGAACCCGCGAATACGCCGTCGAGGTCAGCGCCGTTGTCCAGGATTCCCCGCCCAGGATAGATCTCTCCTGGCCGGCCGATCCGACAGCGCCCGAGATCTTCATCTATCGAAGAACAGAAGGGGATTCTTCCTGGTCCGCTCCGATCGCCCACCTCGACGGCAGCGCCACCAGTTTCACGGATTCCGATGTCATCTGTGGCAGGGGTTATGAATACGCATTCCGCAAGACGCTCGGATTCTTTTCAGACACGATTCAGGTACCCAATGGATCCGATCTCACCTTTGCCATTTATGACGCCTGGCACGACGGAATGTGCTGCTACCACGGCCTGGGGGCCTATGAAGTCGCCGGATGCGGCGTCGTCTACGCCGCAGGAGGAAGTTTCGGAGCAGAGGAAATCACCGCCTTCACATTGGGTAGCCCGGAGGAACCGTGCAACGAGTTGATTGTTAACGTGACCCTTGATGTTTATGGACAAGAGACCACCTGGCGGCTCAGCGAAGAGGCCTCGGGAGCGGTGCTGGCCGAGGGCGGGCCCTACGCCCCGCCGCACTTCGGCCATCTTTTTGCCGGCATTAAGTACCCGGCGATTGAGAATCGTGGAACGATCCTCCTACTGGTAGAGGAATCACTGAGTGCACCGCTCGCGGACAGGCTTCAGCGGCTTGAAATGGACCTGATAGCCGATGGCTACCAGGTGCGCCGCCGCACGGTCAACCGCAACGACGAGGTGCCCGCCGTCAAAGCGCTCATCCTGGCGGAGCGGGCCGGCGACCCAAGCATGGAAACACTCTTCCTCCTCGGGCGCATTCCTGTCCCTTATTCCGGAAACATCATGGAACATAGCGATCACTGCGGGGCGTGGCCGGCCGACACTTACTACGGCGAACTGGACGGAACATGGACCGACCTGTCGGTGAACAATACGACCGCCTCCCGGCCGGAGAATCACAATATCCCGGGTGACGGCAAGTTCGATCAGACTTTTCTTCCCTCGGATATGGATTTGCAGGTCGGGAGAGTGGATCTGGCCAATATGTCGGTCTTTGCAGAGGATGAACAGGCGCTTATCGCGCGCTATCTGGATAAGAACCACGCTTTCCGCGCGGGCCAGCAAACCACCATCCGCCGGGGTCTGATCGACGACAATGTCGGGGAACTCTATGGATTGGCTCCCGCCGCAACGGGGTGGCGTTATTTCACCGGCCTCTTCGGCGCCGGCGCGGTGTCTGAGGGGGATTTCTTTCCAACGCTCGAGAGCGAGAGCTACTTGTGGTGCTACGGATGTGGAGCGGGGAGTTATACAAGTTGCGCCGGGGTGGGCACATCTTATGACTTCGCAACGCGGCCTGTTACTTCCGTCTTCACCTCTCTCTACGGGAGTTATTTCGGGGACTGGGATTCAACCAACAACCTTCTACGCGCCATGTTGGGCGCGCAGGGGCAGCCGCTTGTCTGCGTCTATTCCGGCCGGCCCAATTGGCACCTTCATCATATGGCATTGGGTCATTCGATCGGGTATAGCACCAGATTGACACAGAACAATATCAATCAGTATACCAGCAGTGATTGCATCCGGCAGGTTCCCACCGCGTTGATGGGCGATCCGACACTCAAGCTTCACGTGCTGGCCTCCCCCTCTCAATTGCAAACCACCATACTGCCCGGCGAACAAGTGGAATTGACCTGGACTTCGGCGGGTAGCGGCCTGGAAGGGTATCACATCTATCGCGCGCCATCGATCCGCGCCGCATTTGAACGTATCAATGAGACCCCGGTCGATGGGCTCACCTGGATCGACGCATCTCCCTCGGAGGGGATGAATGTCTATATGGTGCGGGCCATAAAGTTGGAAACCAGCGGCAGCGGAACATACTACAACCTGAGCCCAGGGACATTTGACTCGCTGAATGTTTCATCCTCGGTCGATGAGACATTGTTCGGCGCCGGCACAATCCGCAATTTCCCAAATCCTTTTGTGGAAGGCACGGTTCTGCACTTTGATCAGCCCCAGGCATCCCGCGGATTAATAAGAGTCTTCAATGTGACCGGCGGCCTGGTGCGCACTTTGTTTGATGGAGAGCTGACAGCCGGCAAGCAGAGCATTGCTTGG